A window of Fragaria vesca subsp. vesca linkage group LG7, FraVesHawaii_1.0, whole genome shotgun sequence contains these coding sequences:
- the LOC101300967 gene encoding uncharacterized protein LOC101300967: METRCEAMFIPSTDAHDTSYFMSRYIWNPEEEHVNGGSDFDDLTDSCSSGSYIQDEDGDECGSLADFSAPAFDVQYSFSNFSFKNLSQLASINYDLVVKTKESPDASKSSVP; this comes from the exons ATGGAAACAAGATGTGAG GCTATGTTCATACCTTCAACGGATGCACATGACACAAGTTATTTTATGAGTCGGTACATATGGAATCCAGAAGAGGAGCATGTTAATGGGGGCAGTGACTTTGATGACCTGACTGATTCATGCAGCAGTGGTTCATATATTCAAGATGAAGAC GGGGATGAGTGCGGCAGTTTGGCAGACTTCAGTGCTCCGGCCTTTGACGTGCAGTACTCATTTAGTAACTTCTCATTTAAG AACTTGTCTCAGCTGGCTTCCATCAATTACGATCTTGTAGTGAAGACCAAGGAATCACCAGACGCCTCCAAGTCATCTGTTCCATGA
- the LOC101299228 gene encoding uncharacterized protein LOC101299228, producing MPPLTPTRLSSFSFPHTSPLLHHLLPSTATKPTMSFSSSSSPSPSSLPNQQDPQDQNLSQVLKYHTSTKHHFTRYARGPHGLDWANQPNPFRRYLSSPLLPLLHPTSSPSPLYSSIFTSLPPPQPISISTLSQLLYDSLSLSAWKSTPFSTWSLRVNPSSGNLHPTEAYVISPAINSLSDTAFVAHYAPKEHSLELRAEIPSWVFRDLLPDDSFLIGLSSIFWREAWKYGERAFRYCNHDVGHAIGAVAVAAAELGWDVKILDGLGYEDLEKVLGVGRDSHFEIPVRAVKGRFPEMEFEHPDCVMLVFPSGNGRVEVDYEKLRLAVKGFEGLEWKGERNVLSKEHICWDLIYRTAEAVKKERDLGEKLVVDEFRSSGCCSEGSYKGFTVREVVRKRRSAVDMDGVTVMERDTFYQILLHCLPSGSGGEQKRQLAMPFRALSWDAEVHAVLFVHRVKGLPEGLYFLVRNEDHFDKLKKSMRSSFKWVKPEGCPEELPLYELHRIDCQALAEKLSCHQEIASHGCFSLGMVACFEPLLKDKKVWMYPRLFWETGVLGQVLYLEAHAIGISATGIGCYFDDPVHELLGLQGSNFQSLYHFTVGGPVIDKRIMSLPAYPGPNVDA from the exons ATGCCACCTCTCACTCCCACAAGGCTCTCCTCCTTCTCCTTCCCTCACACCTCCCCACTCCTCCACCACCTCCTCCCCTCCACCGCCACCAAACCCACCATGTCATTCTCTTCCTCCTCTTCCCCTTCCCCTTCTTCACTTCCCAACCAACAAGACCCACAAGACCAAAACCTCTCCCAAGTCCTCAAATACCACACCTCCACCAAGCACCACTTCACCCGCTACGCCCGAGGTCCTCACGGCCTCGACTGGGCCAACCAACCCAACCCCTTCCGCCGCTACCTCTCTTCCCCTCTCCTCCCTCTCCTCCACCCCACCTCCTCCCCCTCCCCTCTCTACTCCTCCATCTTCACCTCCCTCCCTCCTCCCCAACCCATCTCCATCTCCACCCTCTCCCAACTCCTCTACGATTCTCTTTCTCTCTCCGCTTGGAAATCCACGCCATTCTCCACCTGGTCCCTCCGTGTCAACCCCTCCAGCGGTAACCTCCACCCCACCGAGGCTTACGTCATCTCCCCGGCTATTAATTCCCTCTCTGATACCGCTTTCGTGGCGCATTACGCTCCGAAAGAGCATTCATTGGAGCTCCGGGCTGAAATTCCGTCGTGGGTGTTTAGAGATTTGCTTCCTGATGACTCGTTTTTAATTGGGCTGTCGTCGATTTTTTGGCGGGAGGCGTGGAAGTACGGGGAGCGGGCTTTTCGGTATTGTAATCATGATGTGGGCCATGCGATTGGGGCGGTTGCGGTGGCGGCGGCGGAGTTGGGGTGGGATGTGAAGATTCTTGATGGGTTGGGGTATGAGGATTTGGAGAAGGTTTTGGGGGTTGGGAGGGATTCGCATTTTGAGATTCCGGTGAGGGCGGTGAAGGGGAGGTTTCCGGAGATGGAGTTTGAGCATCCGGATTGTGTGATGTTGGTTTTTCCTAGTGGAAATGGGAGAGTTGAGGTGGATTATGAGAAGTTGAGGTTGGCGGTGAAGGGGTTTGAGGGGTTGGAGTGGAAGGGGGAGAGGAATGTGCTTAGTAAGGAGCATATTTGTTGGGATTTGATATATAGAACGGCGGAGGCGGTGAAGAAAGAGAGGGATTTAGGTGAGAAGTTAGTGGTGGATGAGTTTCGGAGTAGTGGTTGTTGTAGTGAGGGTTCGTATAAGGGGTTTACGGTTAGGGAAGTTGTTAGGAAGCGGAGGAGTGCTGTGGATATGGATGGGGTTACTGTGATGGAGAGGGATACATTTTATCAGATTCTTTTGCATTGTCTTCCTTCGGGGAGTGGAGGGGAGCAGAAGCGGCAGCTGGCAATGCCGTTTCGGGCTCTTTCGTGGGATGCTGAGGTTCATGCTGTTTTGTTTGTTCATAGGGTGAAGGGACTGCCGGAGGGTTTGTATTTCTTGGTGAGAAATGAGGATCATTTTGATAAGCTCAAGAAATCTATGAGGTCTAGCTTTAAGTGGGTGAAACCTGAGGGTTGCCCGGAAGAGCTTCCTCTGTATGAACTTCATAGAATTGACTGTCAGGCTCTTGCTGAAAAGCTCTCCTGCCATCAG GAAATTGCCAGTCATGGCTGCTTTAGCCTTGGCATGGTGGCTTGTTTTGAGCCTCTATTGAAAGACAAAAAAGTGTGGATGTATCCTCGATTGTTTTGGGAGACTGGAGTTCTCGGTCAAGTGTTGTACCTTGAAGCACATGCAATTGGCATTTCTGCAACAGGAATTGGTTGCTATTTTGATGATCCTG TGCATGAATTGCTCGGCTTGCAAGGATCAAACTTCCAGAGTTTATATCATTTCACAGTGGGTGGCCCGGTCATCGACAAACGGATTATGAGTCTACCTGCATATCCTGGCCCTAATGTTGATGCTTGA
- the LOC101301253 gene encoding uncharacterized protein LOC101301253 has product MTVFAMLGHPDIIFGRILMSAGSENSCIGVIMRLYMIMAAAITLPTYPRSVKLLSSECITFKVMALGLYAMSYKPTGAFGRKLNSHGCLFCVPEPLLVNNFKRISWSIRSSVDNNGLDPSPTNGSTGTTRLIRVIQDIQAKLGARIGEIRRGLPMKIFFFLVGFYCSTAYSTVIGQTGDWDILSAAFAMLIVEGIGALMYKASLPLLEKTKSLITKFNYWKAGLVMGLFLDSFKYEIDDIFGFSNPFSFVLDALSVFL; this is encoded by the exons ATGACAGTTTTTGCAATGTTGGGTCATCCGGATATCATTTTCGGTAGGATCTTGATGTCTGCCGGTTCAGAGAATAGTTGCATAGGAGTTATTATGAG GTTGTATATGATAATGGCGGCTGCAATTACATTGCCTACCTATCCAAGGAGTGTTAAGCTTTTATCTTCTGAGTGTATCACTTTCAAAGTTATGGCGCTGGGTCTTTATGCAATGTCTTACAAACCTACTGGTGCTTTTGGCCGCAAGCTCAATTCTCACGGCTGTTTATTCTGCGTGCCTGAGCCTCTTTTGGTCAACAATTTCAA GAGGATTTCATGGTCTATCAGAAGCAGTGTAGATAACAATGGGTTAGACCCATCTCCAACAAATGGCAGCACAGGCACAACACGATTAATTAGGGTTATCCAAGATATTCAAGCCAAGTTAGGTGCCAGAATTGGAGAGATAAGGAGAGGTTTACCCATGAAAATATTTTTCTTCCTAGTTGGTTTCTATTGTTCGACTGCTTATTCTACTGTTATTGGGCAAACGGGAGACTGGGACATTCTCTCTGCTGCCTTTGCTATGCTTATTGTGGAGGGGATTGGGGCACTCATGTACAAGGCTTCTCTTCCTTTATTGGAGAAGACTAAAAGCCTGATAACCAAGTTTAATTATTGGAAAGCTGGGCTTGTGATGGGTCTCTTCTTGGATTCATTTAAATATGAAATCGATGACATTTTCGGATTCAGTAACCCCTTCAGCTTTGTACTAGATGCACTCTCAGTATTCCTTTAG